One segment of Nostoc flagelliforme CCNUN1 DNA contains the following:
- the tilS gene encoding tRNA lysidine(34) synthetase TilS, with product MVWTLLHAKIHRTIRSRHLFERNHRLLIAVSGGQDSLCLIKLLLDLQSKWGWDLGIAHCDHRWRSDSEANAHHVENLAKTWGISFYLEIANQPINSEAAARDWRYQALSAIAKANNYQYIVTGHTASDRAETLLYNLIRGTGADGLQALTWQRPLTTGIMLVRPLLEITRIQTEQFCQEFKLPIWEDSTNQDLQYARNRIRQELIPYLRENFNPQVESALAQTAELLQAEVEYLEKAAQQLREKGMEKGIGNEEDSLTLLPLRLNRRVLQKAPLALQRRVMRQVLQQILTDAPSFEHIEKLTALIIAPNRSQTDPFPGGAIAQVEGDWICLK from the coding sequence ATGGTATGGACTCTTCTACACGCAAAAATCCATCGCACCATCCGATCGCGCCACTTATTTGAGCGCAACCACCGTCTATTAATCGCTGTCTCCGGCGGACAGGATTCTCTGTGTTTAATAAAATTACTTTTAGATTTACAATCCAAATGGGGATGGGATTTAGGTATTGCCCACTGCGATCATCGTTGGCGTTCTGACTCCGAAGCTAATGCTCATCACGTCGAAAATTTAGCTAAAACTTGGGGTATATCCTTTTATTTAGAAATAGCGAACCAACCTATAAATAGTGAAGCTGCTGCACGCGATTGGCGCTATCAAGCTTTAAGTGCGATCGCCAAAGCAAATAATTATCAATATATAGTTACAGGACACACCGCAAGCGATCGCGCCGAAACTCTCCTCTACAATTTAATTCGCGGTACTGGTGCTGATGGCTTACAAGCCCTGACTTGGCAACGCCCCCTAACTACAGGCATTATGCTAGTGCGTCCACTTTTAGAAATTACTCGCATACAAACAGAGCAATTTTGTCAAGAATTTAAATTGCCAATTTGGGAAGATTCCACCAATCAAGATTTGCAATATGCCCGCAACCGCATTCGCCAAGAATTAATACCATATTTGCGGGAAAATTTCAATCCCCAGGTAGAATCAGCCTTAGCCCAAACAGCAGAACTTCTCCAAGCAGAAGTAGAATATTTAGAAAAAGCTGCCCAGCAGTTGCGGGAAAAGGGTATGGAAAAGGGCATTGGGAATGAAGAAGATTCCCTCACTCTTCTTCCCTTGAGGTTAAATCGTCGGGTATTGCAGAAAGCACCATTGGCACTGCAACGTCGGGTGATGCGTCAGGTGTTGCAGCAAATACTGACTGATGCCCCCAGTTTTGAACACATCGAAAAATTAACGGCTCTAATTATAGCGCCCAACCGATCGCAAACTGATCCATTTCCTGGTGGTGCGATCGCTCAAGTAGAAGGAGACTGGATCTGCTTGAAATAG
- a CDS encoding DUF3352 domain-containing protein, which translates to MAPPLVSVPMKKNKKPSLVLTLSAAGLLIGAGSAAYWLLSQRQLSSSDLLVGANIIPGDALFAVSLTTDPQQWQKLREFGTKETQAELDKNLVELRDRFLTNNGYDFQKDIAPWVGNDVTIAILAPAIASKAAPKPVTTNEDAASDQQSMVMVLPVKNPEIAKNILAQPKTLKRGKWIDRIYQGIAIKQSEGQAGENFSAALLDGRFLVITDSPKATERAIDAYKNQTSLATTGGFAENFPKIANYQRFGQFYVNVPTAAKIAAASPNRPLPAQVLAQLQNNQGLAGTMILEAEGIRFKGVSWLNPNSQRVLAVENKAGKMQSRVPAETLMMLSGSNLQRLWGDYILTSQRNPLSPIAPEQIRGGIKSLTDLDLDKDLLSWMKGEFSLSLIPTTAKQDSPDDFRVGLLFMVQTSNRQSAEASIKQLDEVMINQYQFQVQPAKVAGQPVVNWVSPYGTLTATHGWLDGDVAFLVVGAPVTDKILPKPNTTLTSTIPFQQTVPTEPNPTNGQFFLDVERTVKNFPLPTLIPNQQTLLDATRSIGMTSAVSDSRSNRYDIFIALKKVRNTTLLPSPESNKSSYATPPTTSP; encoded by the coding sequence ATGGCACCGCCTCTTGTGTCTGTTCCGATGAAGAAAAATAAGAAACCGTCTCTGGTACTGACGCTCTCGGCTGCTGGGCTATTGATTGGTGCAGGGAGTGCAGCATACTGGTTGTTAAGCCAGAGACAACTATCTTCTAGCGATTTGCTAGTAGGTGCAAATATTATTCCTGGTGATGCCCTGTTTGCGGTTTCTCTGACAACAGATCCCCAGCAGTGGCAGAAATTACGGGAGTTTGGGACAAAAGAAACCCAAGCAGAACTGGACAAAAATTTAGTAGAATTGCGCGATCGCTTTCTCACTAATAATGGTTACGACTTCCAGAAAGATATCGCTCCTTGGGTAGGCAATGACGTTACAATCGCAATTCTTGCCCCAGCAATAGCGAGTAAAGCTGCACCTAAACCAGTTACCACCAATGAAGATGCTGCCAGTGATCAGCAGTCGATGGTAATGGTATTGCCAGTGAAAAACCCAGAAATCGCCAAAAACATTTTGGCACAACCCAAAACCCTTAAACGAGGCAAATGGATTGACCGTATTTATCAAGGGATCGCCATTAAACAAAGTGAGGGACAAGCAGGAGAAAACTTCTCAGCAGCATTACTAGATGGGCGTTTTTTAGTTATAACTGATAGTCCCAAAGCCACAGAACGAGCAATTGACGCTTACAAAAATCAAACATCCCTAGCCACAACAGGGGGCTTTGCTGAGAATTTCCCAAAAATTGCTAACTACCAACGCTTTGGCCAGTTTTACGTAAATGTGCCAACAGCAGCTAAAATAGCCGCAGCTTCTCCAAACCGCCCTTTACCTGCTCAAGTTTTGGCTCAACTGCAAAATAACCAAGGTTTAGCGGGGACAATGATCTTAGAGGCAGAAGGAATCCGCTTCAAGGGCGTTTCTTGGTTAAACCCTAATAGTCAACGGGTGCTGGCGGTAGAAAACAAAGCTGGGAAAATGCAAAGCCGCGTACCAGCAGAAACCTTAATGATGCTATCTGGTAGTAACTTACAGAGGTTGTGGGGAGATTACATTTTAACATCTCAGAGAAATCCCCTCTCGCCGATCGCACCAGAACAGATCAGAGGTGGTATAAAATCGCTTACCGACCTCGATTTAGATAAGGATTTGCTCAGTTGGATGAAAGGCGAGTTTTCCTTATCACTGATTCCTACTACTGCAAAACAAGATTCACCAGATGATTTTCGTGTGGGTTTACTGTTCATGGTACAGACAAGCAATCGCCAATCAGCTGAAGCATCCATAAAACAGCTCGATGAAGTGATGATAAATCAATACCAGTTCCAAGTCCAACCGGCGAAAGTCGCAGGGCAACCCGTTGTTAACTGGGTTTCACCCTATGGTACTTTAACTGCCACCCACGGCTGGTTAGATGGAGATGTCGCCTTTCTAGTAGTGGGCGCTCCCGTTACTGATAAGATTCTTCCCAAACCCAACACTACACTAACTAGCACGATCCCCTTCCAACAAACAGTTCCTACAGAACCAAATCCGACAAATGGTCAATTTTTCCTGGATGTGGAACGAACTGTGAAAAATTTCCCTTTACCAACTCTAATTCCCAATCAACAAACTTTGCTTGATGCAACGCGCTCAATTGGCATGACATCCGCCGTCAGCGACAGTCGCAGTAACCGTTACGACATTTTTATAGCACTCAAAAAAGTTAGAAACACCACTCTCTTGCCTAGTCCAGAAAGTAATAAGAGCAGTTATGCTACACCACCTACGACTTCTCCCTAA
- the hmpF gene encoding pilus motility taxis protein HmpF — MLYLAEVQKQKGGLLSGGGKTELKLLACQRTDQNWSPVSEEVIAAEDASKLNDGALVLVELNPNRQVQRIQEAGRPLVNILQNFSRQLEKFKLKEDEIDQWKQSLTFQAQELNRREMDMEVRSEQLQLLEEELQQLEEQKQEVDTSRQEIERLQTEVERNRLELEGAWEHLRGEQRRLEERLADFPQGTILDEEQSRVMSELLERLSSRVAPTETVREHLHLAFELVEKQQAILTPHWQKLEEQKTAIAQQQEEVELLSQTFSDRQNALQQAQNSLVQQTAQLQINTADLSSKQEYARIIKEQLRNAEELYQQIHSLAATSGGVVLGQQADVEALDKMPLEELQKIVQDLQYKLEIDASFVHDQEQELKYKQEAIEELQTKLNHASDHDHINLELELTDEKDLYQMLNSSLVGQRRNMLQHQKFLKQHQAVLLRRQGHTVVDEDEGNKVNLEPILLQIENQRQQYSQEIQKLEREIDQIRSGIELNQGMIDNQTHDLDEKRQELKAMEENLLSLRRTTAECCGRVNLYQEALQPIQDSLDGLRQKLQGIGESLEQFQETGDYQVQAIAQLRHTLQSLMPQPELLAS, encoded by the coding sequence GTGCTGTATTTAGCAGAAGTACAAAAACAGAAAGGTGGTTTACTCAGTGGCGGTGGCAAAACTGAACTGAAACTACTAGCTTGCCAGCGAACTGACCAGAATTGGAGTCCTGTGTCGGAAGAAGTGATTGCCGCTGAAGACGCAAGCAAATTAAATGATGGTGCTTTGGTACTGGTTGAACTGAATCCAAATCGTCAAGTGCAGCGGATTCAAGAAGCAGGGCGGCCACTAGTCAACATTTTGCAGAATTTTTCCCGCCAATTGGAGAAATTTAAGCTCAAGGAAGATGAAATTGATCAGTGGAAGCAATCGCTGACGTTTCAGGCGCAAGAGTTGAATCGCCGTGAAATGGACATGGAAGTACGCTCAGAACAGTTGCAACTATTGGAGGAAGAGTTGCAACAACTAGAGGAGCAAAAACAGGAAGTTGACACATCCCGGCAGGAAATTGAACGGTTACAAACAGAAGTTGAGCGCAATCGCCTAGAATTGGAAGGCGCTTGGGAGCATTTGCGGGGTGAGCAGCGCCGTCTGGAGGAACGTCTTGCGGATTTCCCACAGGGGACAATTTTAGATGAGGAGCAAAGTCGGGTAATGAGTGAGTTACTCGAACGCTTATCTAGTCGTGTTGCTCCCACGGAAACAGTAAGAGAACACCTCCATCTGGCCTTTGAATTGGTCGAAAAGCAGCAAGCTATTCTTACCCCACACTGGCAAAAACTGGAGGAGCAAAAAACTGCGATCGCACAACAGCAAGAAGAAGTCGAGCTATTGTCACAAACCTTTAGCGATCGCCAAAATGCACTGCAACAAGCACAAAATTCTCTAGTTCAGCAAACAGCCCAATTGCAGATAAATACAGCAGACCTTAGCAGTAAGCAAGAGTATGCTCGGATAATTAAAGAGCAGTTACGAAACGCCGAAGAGTTATATCAACAGATTCACTCTTTGGCTGCAACGTCTGGAGGTGTAGTTCTTGGCCAGCAAGCTGATGTGGAAGCTTTGGATAAAATGCCTTTAGAAGAACTCCAAAAGATAGTGCAAGACTTGCAATATAAGTTAGAAATAGACGCTAGCTTTGTTCACGATCAAGAACAAGAACTAAAATATAAACAAGAAGCTATAGAAGAACTCCAAACTAAATTAAATCACGCATCTGACCATGACCATATCAATTTGGAACTGGAACTAACGGATGAAAAAGACCTCTATCAGATGCTAAACTCCAGTTTGGTGGGACAACGCCGCAATATGCTACAGCATCAGAAGTTTCTTAAGCAACACCAAGCTGTATTGCTACGGCGACAAGGACATACTGTTGTTGATGAAGATGAGGGTAATAAAGTTAATTTAGAACCGATTCTCTTACAAATTGAAAACCAGCGACAACAATATTCACAGGAAATTCAAAAGCTGGAACGTGAGATTGATCAGATTCGTTCTGGTATTGAGCTAAATCAGGGAATGATTGACAATCAAACTCACGATTTGGATGAAAAGCGCCAAGAACTGAAAGCAATGGAGGAAAACTTGCTGTCCCTGCGAAGAACAACTGCTGAATGCTGTGGTCGAGTGAATCTCTATCAAGAAGCACTACAACCAATTCAGGATTCTTTAGATGGATTACGGCAGAAGCTGCAAGGAATTGGAGAATCTTTAGAGCAATTCCAGGAAACTGGTGATTATCAAGTCCAAGCGATCGCTCAGTTGCGTCATACTCTCCAGAGTTTAATGCCTCAGCCAGAATTACTAGCGTCTTAA
- a CDS encoding response regulator transcription factor, producing MSTVLIVEDSIAQREMITDLLKATGLTVTHASDGLEALEAIQIAPPDLVVLDIVMPRMNGYEVCRRLKSDPKTQNVPVVMCSSKGEEFDRYWGMKQGADAYIAKPFQPTELVGTVKQLLRG from the coding sequence ATGAGTACAGTTCTGATTGTGGAAGACAGTATCGCGCAAAGGGAGATGATTACAGACCTCCTGAAAGCAACTGGCCTAACAGTAACCCATGCCAGTGATGGATTAGAAGCATTGGAGGCAATTCAAATAGCACCTCCCGATTTAGTGGTATTGGATATTGTCATGCCCCGAATGAACGGCTACGAAGTTTGTCGGCGCTTAAAATCCGATCCAAAAACCCAAAATGTCCCTGTGGTTATGTGTTCTTCCAAAGGCGAAGAATTTGATCGCTATTGGGGCATGAAGCAGGGTGCAGACGCTTACATAGCCAAACCATTTCAACCAACAGAGTTGGTGGGAACAGTCAAACAACTGCTGCGAGGATAA
- a CDS encoding ISKra4 family transposase (programmed frameshift) — translation MTPEETQRLKAAITEIASILYKNTSPEALENLEGIEKTVRTQMLSSVSPQIAFFLSNKQQAQIKDDLDKSRICVGELSITEKQAQKLGLEPRTHLSPVLEKCSLRLCANESYQNAEEELEALTGMKVGHSTLHRLVIRQDLQLPEALQAIPEVSLDGGKVRLRTPKGQECEWRDYKAVRLGGIYYGAFFGDHQALLDWVNSQRLINPLVCLGDGHDGVWKLFAEIGNSSSRLEILDWYHLRENLHKVGGSLKRLKQAEDFLWTGQVNATIALFADLNKKQAKNFCAYLNKHRNRIVNYAYYQAKQLCSIGSGAVESAIKQIGMRLKLSGSQWHPENVPPMLQLRLRLSQWSICYLMFLQKWDAPPYPFLYKFQSTYLEHNSTTI, via the exons ATGACCCCCGAAGAAACACAACGTTTAAAAGCAGCAATAACAGAGATCGCCTCAATCCTGTATAAAAATACGTCACCAGAGGCACTAGAGAATCTGGAAGGGATCGAAAAAACAGTGCGAACGCAGATGCTTTCTTCAGTCAGTCCTCAAATCGCCTTTTTTTTATCGAACAAACAACAGGCACAAATAAAGGACGACCTAGACAAATCACGCATTTGTGTAGGGGAGTTGTCAATTACAGAAAAGCAAGCGCAAAAATTGGGGCTGGAGCCAAGAACTCACCTGAGTCCAGTATTAGAGAAATGCAGCCTCAGGCTCTGTGCCAATGAATCTTACCAAAATGCAGAGGAAGAGCTAGAAGCCTTAACAGGGATGAAAGTGGGGCATAGTACGCTACATCGACTGGTGATTAGACAAGATCTGCAACTACCAGAAGCTCTTCAAGCAATTCCAGAAGTCAGTTTGGATGGGGGTAAAGTGCGACTGCGGACACCAAAAGGACAAGAATGTGAGTGGCGGGATTATAAAGCGGTAAGATTAGGCGGGATTTATTACGGAGCCTTCTTTGGCGATCACCAAGCCCTTTTGGATTGGGTTAACTCACAGAGACTGATCAATCCCTTAGTCTGCCTAGGAGATGGGCATGATGGCGTGTGGAAATTGTTTGCTGAGATCGGGAATTCCTCAAGCCGACTGGAGATTCTTGATTGGTATCACTTGCGGGAAAACCTCCACAAAGTTGGTGGTTCCCTCAAGCGACTTAAACAAGCGGAAGACTTCCTATGGACTGGTCAGGTAAATGCCACTATTGCTTTATTTGCTGATTTAAACAAAAAACAGGCGAAGAATTTTTGTGCCTATTTGAACAAGCATCGGAATCGTATTGTTAATTATGCCTACTATCAGGCAAAACAGCTTTGCTCTATTGGTTCTGGGGCTGTTGAGTCCGCTATTAAACAAATCGGCATGAGGTTGAAACTTTCTGGATCTCAATGGCATCCTGAAAATGTGCCACCTATGCTACAACTTCGCT TGCGCCTATCTCAATGGTCAATTTGCTATTTGATGTTTTTGCAAAAATGGGATGCTCCCCCTTACCCGTTTCTTTATAAGTTTCAATCGACTTATTTAGAGCATAATTCCACCACCATCTAG
- a CDS encoding KGK domain-containing protein, whose translation MEDGFERLNHDEVVSIEPDTFNKLEIAKTFKVRDLITAIKEYIGAEETDEVNLYTQGLNCEVLQFSTQGWKKGKVRLALEFCPDESESPLDEIFQKLKQVEN comes from the coding sequence ATGGAAGATGGATTCGAGAGACTAAATCACGATGAAGTTGTGTCTATAGAACCAGACACCTTTAATAAATTAGAGATTGCTAAAACTTTTAAAGTCCGTGATTTGATTACAGCAATTAAGGAATATATTGGAGCAGAAGAAACAGATGAAGTAAATTTGTATACCCAAGGATTAAATTGTGAGGTTTTGCAATTCAGTACTCAAGGATGGAAAAAAGGAAAAGTGAGACTTGCTTTAGAATTTTGTCCTGATGAATCAGAATCGCCACTTGATGAAATTTTTCAAAAGCTCAAACAAGTAGAAAACTAA
- a CDS encoding Uma2 family endonuclease — MNTVVLNLEPIAHLTDEQFYQLCIANRDLSLEMNAAGELIIVPPVGGESGNQEAGLIADLEIWNRQAKLGKVFSFSTIFILPNGAKRSPDAAWVKLERWQALTPEQRKKFPPLVPDFLTELRSETDRLAPIQEKMQEYIKNQYSSVKHLFLLFTSLASFSNETLRVGGSLSKRRRFVKKIDFDKEL; from the coding sequence ATGAATACTGTTGTGCTAAATCTAGAACCGATTGCTCATTTAACCGATGAGCAATTTTATCAATTGTGTATTGCCAATCGTGATTTAAGCCTGGAAATGAATGCAGCTGGAGAATTAATAATTGTGCCACCAGTAGGAGGAGAAAGCGGAAATCAAGAAGCTGGACTGATCGCTGATTTAGAAATTTGGAATCGTCAAGCTAAATTAGGGAAAGTTTTTAGTTTTTCAACTATCTTTATACTTCCCAACGGTGCAAAACGTTCTCCTGATGCTGCTTGGGTAAAATTGGAGCGGTGGCAAGCTTTAACACCAGAACAGCGAAAAAAATTCCCGCCACTTGTACCCGACTTTTTGACTGAACTGCGTTCGGAGACAGATCGCCTTGCACCAATTCAAGAGAAAATGCAGGAATACATTAAAAATCAATACAGTTCAGTTAAGCATTTATTTCTTCTCTTTACGTCCTTGGCGTCCTTCTCTAACGAGACGCTGCGCGTTGGCGGAAGCCTCTCGAAGAGAAGGCGGTTCGTTAAAAAAATTGACTTTGACAAAGAGCTTTAG
- the ccsB gene encoding c-type cytochrome biogenesis protein CcsB: MNLVVLQNWLDNASFAILFLTMLVYWGGAAFPNLPYLGALGTAGMAIANLCMATLLGARWIEAGYFPLSNLYESLFFLTWGITTVHLIAESSSRSRLVGVVTAPVAMLIAAFATITLPSQMQASEPLVPALKSNWLMMHVSVMMLSYSALMVGALLAIAFLVVTRGQNIQLQGSSVGTGGYRSNGYRLNKASELISQPSAPSAENNGFARFETSSNGNGNGNTAVLGLVTTSEPQIASAEPLSPQRLSLAETLDNISYRIIGLGFPLLTIGIIAGGVWANEAWGSYWSWDPKETWALITWLVFAAYLHARITRGWQGRRPAILAATGFVVVWVCYLGVNLLGKGLHSYGWFF; the protein is encoded by the coding sequence ATGAATTTGGTTGTACTCCAGAACTGGCTGGACAATGCCTCCTTTGCCATATTATTCCTAACAATGCTGGTGTATTGGGGAGGAGCGGCTTTTCCGAATCTGCCTTATCTAGGCGCTTTGGGGACAGCTGGGATGGCGATCGCTAATTTGTGCATGGCAACTCTACTAGGGGCACGATGGATAGAAGCTGGTTACTTTCCCTTAAGTAATCTCTATGAATCCCTGTTTTTCTTAACTTGGGGAATTACCACCGTCCATCTAATTGCTGAAAGTAGTAGCCGTAGCCGTTTAGTAGGAGTTGTTACAGCTCCTGTGGCAATGTTGATCGCTGCTTTTGCTACCATCACATTACCATCCCAGATGCAAGCGTCAGAACCGCTAGTACCTGCCTTGAAGTCAAATTGGCTGATGATGCATGTCAGCGTGATGATGTTGAGTTATTCTGCTTTGATGGTGGGTGCGTTATTAGCGATCGCTTTTTTAGTTGTGACTCGCGGTCAAAACATCCAACTACAAGGTAGTTCTGTAGGTACTGGTGGCTATCGCAGCAACGGCTACCGCTTAAACAAAGCATCTGAGCTAATTTCTCAACCATCAGCCCCTTCTGCCGAAAATAATGGCTTTGCTCGTTTTGAAACTAGTAGCAACGGCAACGGTAACGGTAACACCGCAGTTTTGGGTTTAGTAACTACCTCTGAGCCTCAAATAGCATCTGCCGAACCTCTTTCACCCCAGCGCCTTAGCCTTGCCGAAACCCTCGACAACATCAGCTATCGCATCATCGGGCTAGGATTTCCCCTGCTGACAATTGGTATTATTGCTGGTGGCGTTTGGGCTAACGAAGCTTGGGGTTCCTACTGGAGTTGGGACCCCAAAGAAACTTGGGCATTAATTACCTGGTTAGTGTTCGCCGCTTATCTCCACGCCCGAATCACTCGCGGTTGGCAAGGGCGTCGTCCCGCAATTTTAGCCGCCACCGGCTTTGTTGTGGTTTGGGTTTGCTATCTCGGTGTGAATCTTTTGGGTAAAGGTTTGCATTCTTACGGTTGGTTCTTTTAG
- a CDS encoding RNA-guided endonuclease InsQ/TnpB family protein, which translates to MGCSPGKGLSRVALNAFLPTLKKAQETVWLSDCYSQVLQATTLNLTTAYKNFFEKRAGFPKFKSNRALQSIQYPQNVKIVDGNVKLPGNIGIVKAKIHRLIQGKIKTVTVSKTPSGKYLASILTEIEGENPVIPEGKIYGIDLGLKHFAVVSDGEKVSKYDNPKHLAKHEFNLKRKQKKLARKQKGSKSRNRYRKVVAKVYERVSNSRQDFLHKLSYKLVSDSQAVIIENLHVKGMVRNHKLAKSISDVGWGTFTNFLAYKLEHRGGKLVEIDRWFPSSKLCQKCFYQIGEMPLDVREWTCPHCNTHHDPDANAAQNIRAEGIRIIKAEGSAVSAVGGKVSPTLGRKSKFRHSPMITEAPPSALCRVG; encoded by the coding sequence ATGGGATGCTCCCCGGGTAAGGGACTTAGCCGTGTAGCACTCAACGCATTTCTCCCAACACTCAAAAAAGCCCAAGAGACGGTGTGGTTATCTGATTGTTATAGCCAAGTTCTACAGGCTACAACACTCAACCTAACCACAGCATATAAGAACTTTTTTGAGAAACGTGCTGGATTTCCTAAATTCAAATCCAACCGTGCTTTACAGTCTATCCAGTATCCTCAAAACGTCAAAATTGTAGATGGGAATGTCAAGCTTCCTGGCAACATTGGGATAGTCAAAGCCAAAATACACAGACTCATTCAGGGGAAGATCAAGACTGTAACTGTTAGCAAAACGCCTTCTGGTAAATATCTTGCATCCATCCTGACTGAGATTGAAGGCGAAAATCCCGTTATTCCAGAAGGTAAAATTTATGGCATTGACTTAGGACTAAAACACTTTGCTGTCGTCAGCGATGGCGAGAAAGTTTCTAAATACGATAACCCTAAACACCTTGCCAAACATGAGTTTAACCTAAAACGTAAACAGAAAAAATTAGCACGTAAACAAAAAGGGAGTAAGTCAAGAAATAGATATAGAAAAGTTGTTGCCAAGGTGTACGAGCGAGTTAGTAATTCGCGGCAGGATTTTCTACATAAACTTAGTTATAAGTTGGTCAGCGATAGCCAAGCTGTCATAATAGAAAATCTTCATGTTAAAGGCATGGTTCGTAATCACAAATTGGCTAAATCAATATCTGATGTAGGGTGGGGAACATTCACTAACTTTCTAGCTTATAAGCTAGAACACAGAGGTGGAAAGTTAGTTGAGATTGATAGGTGGTTCCCCAGTTCCAAGCTCTGTCAAAAATGTTTCTATCAAATAGGTGAGATGCCATTGGATGTCCGTGAATGGACTTGTCCTCATTGCAATACTCATCATGATCCGGACGCGAACGCCGCGCAAAACATTAGAGCAGAGGGTATCAGAATCATAAAGGCGGAAGGTTCAGCCGTCTCTGCTGTAGGAGGGAAGGTAAGTCCTACTCTTGGGCGAAAGTCTAAGTTTAGGCACTCCCCTATGATTACAGAAGCCCCACCCTCAGCTTTATGCAGGGTGGGGTAG
- a CDS encoding response regulator, with the protein MQGNLNEIDICSILQLIELGQRTGQLWVRATSSHHNNKLSGEGASIYRLKQQSWFVFFLNGQIIYCQEGESSLSRINDYLRHYRVEMRLTDKQIASLSSTDAPEYAYLWALLERNIINPKIAGNIIHGLVHETLFDLLSLHQGNFIFHQGAALAPQLNTFEIAPFVTKITKQVQEWKQLYPHIQSPEQLPVLSDKVQLQSSLPEATVEKLQHWADGKTSLRQLARYLNRDILTVAKAIYPYVQQSWLQLVYSVTNEPDTHTDNGELKGKHRGRIVCIDDAIAIGETINSILQAQGYEAIALTNPLEALSLVFQLKPDLILCDIAMSELEGYEVCAMLRHSTAFRLTPIIMLTGKDGFIDRVKASMVGATDYLTKPFTDTELLMLVEKYINNQ; encoded by the coding sequence ATGCAGGGAAATTTAAATGAAATTGATATTTGCAGTATCCTGCAATTGATTGAGTTGGGGCAACGAACTGGGCAGCTATGGGTGAGAGCTACTAGCTCTCACCATAACAACAAACTGAGTGGAGAGGGAGCAAGCATTTATCGCCTCAAACAACAGTCTTGGTTCGTCTTTTTCCTCAATGGTCAAATTATCTATTGCCAAGAAGGTGAGAGTAGTTTATCCAGAATTAACGATTATTTACGTCATTATCGAGTCGAGATGCGACTTACCGACAAACAAATTGCTTCTTTATCATCAACCGACGCGCCAGAGTATGCCTATCTGTGGGCACTCTTGGAGCGAAATATTATCAACCCCAAAATAGCTGGTAATATCATTCACGGCTTGGTACATGAAACCCTCTTTGACCTGCTGAGTTTACACCAAGGGAACTTCATTTTCCATCAGGGTGCAGCACTTGCCCCGCAATTAAACACTTTCGAGATTGCTCCCTTTGTTACAAAAATTACAAAGCAGGTGCAAGAGTGGAAGCAACTGTATCCACACATTCAGTCTCCAGAACAATTGCCAGTACTATCTGACAAAGTTCAGCTACAATCCTCCCTACCAGAAGCAACTGTGGAGAAATTACAACATTGGGCTGATGGTAAAACATCCTTGCGTCAACTAGCTCGCTATCTCAACCGAGACATTTTGACAGTCGCTAAGGCAATATATCCATACGTGCAACAGAGTTGGTTACAACTAGTATATTCAGTTACAAATGAACCAGATACCCACACTGATAACGGGGAATTGAAGGGAAAACACAGGGGGCGGATAGTATGTATTGACGATGCGATCGCCATCGGTGAGACTATAAATTCGATCTTACAAGCACAAGGTTATGAAGCGATCGCTCTTACCAATCCCTTAGAGGCACTGAGTCTGGTTTTTCAACTCAAACCGGACTTAATTTTATGTGACATTGCCATGTCGGAATTGGAGGGGTATGAGGTTTGCGCCATGCTGCGACATTCAACAGCATTTCGGCTCACACCGATTATCATGCTCACTGGTAAAGATGGATTTATTGATCGAGTCAAAGCTAGTATGGTCGGGGCTACAGATTATTTAACAAAACCATTTACAGACACTGAGTTACTTATGCTCGTAGAGAAGTATATTAACAACCAATGA